A region of Chloracidobacterium sp. DNA encodes the following proteins:
- the murJ gene encoding murein biosynthesis integral membrane protein MurJ, protein MTEPKNEKSESETPESLAEPVDANLIVEAEPPVTKHKSVARSAGIVSIAVMFSRVLGLIRETIFARYFGAGFLYDAFIVGFRIPNLLRDLFAEGALSAAFVKVFTDYQIKNSEKEAWRLASLIFNGLAVVLSVVCIVGIFLSPLFVKIITYNYLGDPNHYYPPEKAALATTLMQIMFPFILLVALAALAMGVLNTKGRFGIPASASTAFNVVSIIAGLGFAFWLSGGVWERSVDKIVVPSDAAQWAIIGMSIGTLLGGAAQLLIQLPSLFAVGFRFSLRLSFADEGVRRVMRLMGPAIIGTGAIQIKVLVDTIVASGIDGGASWLSYSFRLMQFPIGVFGVAIGTAAIPALSRLASEENIVKFRSTLSDAIKLVFLLAIPSACGLIVLGQPIIGLIYERGEFTAFDTDMTAWALTAYSVGLAGYAAVKVLSPAFYALDDAKTPMYISLASILIHVPTSFGMMQLLSTVGVSAERPNGFGHVGVALATSVVASVNFLALSLYMRKRIKRLNGRDILSSLVRVLIASAAMSATAYGAYYLLTNYFGDKAFTVRLIEALVPIVLGCVIFLIVAKLLRITELEQALGVLRRKLSR, encoded by the coding sequence ATGACCGAACCCAAAAATGAAAAAAGCGAATCGGAAACGCCGGAATCGTTGGCCGAGCCTGTCGATGCCAATCTGATCGTCGAGGCCGAGCCTCCGGTAACAAAGCATAAAAGCGTCGCTCGCTCTGCCGGCATAGTTTCGATCGCGGTGATGTTCTCGCGCGTTTTGGGGCTGATCCGCGAAACGATATTTGCGAGATATTTTGGAGCTGGTTTTCTTTACGATGCGTTCATTGTTGGTTTTCGCATACCGAATTTGCTGCGCGACCTGTTTGCTGAGGGGGCACTTTCTGCGGCATTCGTTAAGGTTTTTACCGATTACCAGATCAAGAACAGCGAGAAAGAGGCTTGGCGGCTCGCGAGCCTGATCTTCAACGGACTTGCGGTCGTGCTAAGCGTGGTCTGCATCGTAGGTATCTTTCTTTCGCCGCTGTTTGTAAAAATAATCACCTACAACTATCTCGGCGACCCGAATCACTATTATCCGCCCGAAAAAGCTGCACTTGCCACAACGTTGATGCAGATAATGTTCCCGTTCATTCTGCTCGTTGCACTTGCTGCGTTGGCAATGGGCGTTCTGAACACAAAAGGGCGTTTCGGCATTCCGGCGTCGGCTTCGACGGCATTTAATGTCGTTTCGATCATCGCGGGGCTTGGGTTTGCTTTTTGGTTGAGCGGCGGCGTTTGGGAACGCTCGGTCGATAAGATCGTCGTGCCAAGCGATGCAGCACAATGGGCGATCATCGGAATGTCGATAGGGACGCTGCTTGGCGGAGCGGCGCAACTTTTAATACAGTTGCCGTCGCTGTTTGCCGTCGGTTTTCGTTTTTCGCTGCGGCTTAGCTTTGCGGACGAAGGCGTGCGCCGCGTCATGCGGCTTATGGGTCCGGCGATCATCGGCACCGGAGCAATTCAGATCAAGGTATTGGTCGACACGATCGTTGCGTCGGGCATCGACGGCGGAGCTTCGTGGCTCAGTTATTCATTTCGGTTGATGCAGTTTCCGATAGGTGTATTCGGCGTCGCCATCGGCACAGCAGCGATCCCGGCTCTTTCGCGTCTTGCCTCCGAGGAAAACATTGTAAAATTCCGCTCGACTCTTTCGGATGCAATTAAGCTGGTGTTTTTGCTTGCCATTCCATCGGCATGCGGCCTGATCGTCCTCGGCCAGCCAATAATCGGCCTTATCTACGAACGCGGCGAATTCACGGCTTTCGATACTGATATGACGGCTTGGGCATTGACTGCGTACTCAGTTGGCCTTGCAGGTTACGCAGCTGTCAAGGTACTTTCGCCGGCATTCTACGCCCTCGACGACGCAAAAACGCCGATGTATATAAGTCTTGCGTCGATCCTCATTCATGTCCCGACAAGTTTTGGGATGATGCAGCTGCTTTCGACGGTCGGAGTCTCAGCCGAAAGGCCAAACGGATTCGGTCATGTGGGTGTCGCTCTTGCGACATCTGTCGTCGCCTCCGTAAATTTTCTTGCTCTTTCTTTGTATATGCGTAAGCGAATTAAACGGCTCAACGGCCGCGACATTTTGTCGTCGTTAGTTCGCGTTTTGATCGCATCCGCAGCTATGTCCGCTACGGCCTATGGCGCTTATTATCTGCTTACAAATTACTTTGGCGACAAAGCCTTTACCGTCAGACTAATAGAAGCATTGGTCCCGATCGTGCTTGGCTGTGTCATATTCTTGATAGTGGCGAAGCTGCTTCGTATCACTGAACTCGAGCAGGCGCTTGGAGTGTTGCGGCGCAAACTCAGTAGGTAA
- a CDS encoding gamma carbonic anhydrase family protein, which yields MLKPFNNIHPKIHETAFIAEDAVVIGDVHIGKESSVWFGSIIRGDVNFIRIGARTNIQDMTVIHVSSNTHSTILEDEITVGHRVVLHGCHVESGCLIGIGAILMDGVRVGRNSLVAAGSLLTPGTQIPPNSLVMGSPAKVKRELTHDELAYLDQSWRNYTELKKQYS from the coding sequence ATGTTAAAGCCATTCAATAATATCCATCCGAAAATACATGAAACGGCATTCATCGCCGAAGATGCCGTCGTCATAGGTGATGTCCATATAGGCAAAGAATCGAGTGTATGGTTTGGCTCGATAATTCGCGGCGATGTAAATTTCATTCGCATCGGTGCACGTACAAACATCCAGGACATGACGGTGATACACGTCAGCTCGAATACGCACTCAACCATTCTCGAAGACGAAATAACCGTCGGCCATCGCGTCGTGCTTCACGGATGCCACGTCGAAAGCGGCTGTTTAATTGGCATCGGAGCGATCTTAATGGACGGCGTCCGAGTCGGCCGAAACTCACTCGTCGCCGCAGGTTCGCTGCTTACACCGGGAACGCAAATACCGCCAAACTCGCTTGTAATGGGCTCGCCAGCAAAGGTAAAACGCGAACTCACCCACGACGAACTCGCCTATCTCGACCAGTCATGGCGAAACTACACAGAACTCAAAAAACAATATTCTTAG
- the hisS gene encoding histidine--tRNA ligase, translating into MASTNPARGMRDFLPADVRKRNYVINIIKEVYESYGFEPLETPSVENLETLMGKYGDEGNQLVFKILKRGEKLDEALANGGNASVNERALSDLALRYDLTVPLARVVANNKNDLPKFFKRYQIQPVWRADRPAKGRFREFYQCDVDCIGSTSMVVEAEIISAACAILKELKFNNFIVKINDRQLIFDILDACGIESEQHGIALTAIDKLDKMSPDEVFGEIAAKGINDESVDRLRAIYHSVYNAWQGEVDVNGLVLQQCVPNGKDAEKSFNTKMRLHQIVDLVKGENVVVQPFLARGLSYYTGTIMEINVPDLAGSLGGGGRYDGLIGMFGKEQIPACGFSLGLERILVVMEERGMFPPEIAESTPADVMVTIWSDETVAESLKLANELRSQGLRVTLYPEADKLGKQMKYADTIKVPWVCVLGESEIAEGKVTLKEMETGGQKSFNRSELAANIKSS; encoded by the coding sequence ATGGCAAGTACAAATCCAGCCCGCGGAATGCGCGACTTTCTCCCCGCCGACGTCAGAAAGCGTAATTACGTCATCAACATCATCAAAGAGGTTTACGAATCCTACGGCTTCGAACCCCTCGAAACCCCTTCAGTCGAAAACCTCGAAACCTTAATGGGCAAATACGGCGACGAGGGAAATCAGCTTGTCTTCAAAATATTAAAACGCGGAGAAAAACTCGACGAAGCCCTCGCGAACGGCGGAAACGCGAGTGTTAACGAGCGTGCCCTCAGCGATCTCGCACTTCGATATGACCTAACAGTTCCCCTAGCCCGCGTCGTTGCCAACAACAAAAACGACCTTCCCAAATTCTTCAAACGCTACCAAATCCAACCCGTCTGGCGAGCCGACCGCCCTGCCAAAGGCCGTTTTCGCGAATTCTACCAATGCGACGTCGATTGCATCGGCTCGACTTCCATGGTCGTCGAAGCCGAGATCATCTCGGCGGCGTGTGCAATACTGAAGGAACTCAAATTCAATAATTTCATCGTTAAAATAAATGATCGACAGCTTATATTCGACATTCTCGATGCCTGCGGGATCGAATCCGAGCAACACGGTATCGCTTTAACAGCAATTGATAAGCTGGACAAGATGTCACCAGATGAGGTGTTTGGCGAGATTGCAGCGAAAGGAATCAACGATGAATCGGTAGATAGACTGCGTGCAATTTACCATAGTGTTTATAACGCTTGGCAAGGCGAAGTCGACGTGAATGGCCTTGTACTTCAACAGTGCGTACCCAATGGAAAAGACGCAGAGAAGTCGTTCAATACTAAGATGCGACTTCACCAAATCGTCGATCTTGTGAAGGGTGAGAATGTCGTAGTCCAGCCTTTTCTTGCTCGTGGGCTTTCTTATTACACGGGTACGATCATGGAGATCAACGTCCCCGACCTCGCAGGTTCACTCGGCGGCGGCGGGCGTTATGACGGGTTGATCGGGATGTTTGGGAAGGAGCAGATACCCGCGTGCGGGTTTTCGTTGGGGCTTGAACGCATTCTTGTTGTAATGGAAGAACGCGGGATGTTTCCGCCTGAGATCGCGGAATCGACGCCTGCGGATGTGATGGTGACGATCTGGAGCGATGAAACCGTCGCAGAATCGCTCAAACTCGCGAACGAACTCCGCTCACAAGGCCTTCGTGTCACGCTTTATCCCGAAGCCGACAAGCTCGGCAAGCAAATGAAGTATGCCGACACGATCAAAGTGCCGTGGGTCTGCGTCCTCGGCGAATCCGAGATCGCCGAAGGCAAAGTGACGCTCAAAGAGATGGAAACAGGCGGTCAGAAATCCTTCAACAGGTCAGAACTCGCCGCGAATATCAAATCATCCTAA
- the sulP gene encoding sulfate permease, translated as MYRKLEPKIITVLREGYTRKQFQGDLLGGLTVGVVALPLSIALAIASGVKPEQGLYTAIFAGFVIAVLGGSRAQISGPTGAFIVIVYGVVQKYGYDGLVVATLIAGILLIIMGLARMGAFLKFVPYPVVIGFTSGIALIIFSSQVSDFLGLKLERVPADFVEKWLEYVRHIATVDPYAIAVGSASLLIIILWPKVTHRVPGPLIAILAITFVVQYFQIPVATIATRFGGVPSTLPMPHFPVVTWSLVQEMFSPAITIAILAGLESLLAAVVADGMMGTRHRSNMELIAQGAGNITSVMFGGIPATGAIARTATNIKSGGTTPVSAIIHCIFLLLVLLFIGKWAAMIPMATLAAILVVVAYNMSEWREFRHLLSSPRGDLAVLLATFFLTVFIELTVAIQVGILLAAFLFLEKMSTETHVDLITENLKEDEEFQGRDMTDIEIPDGVEVFEIYGSLFFGAVRQFKESIRVVATKPKVLILRMRQVPTIDASGIHVLEELADEALENDQVIVFSAVSRSVYRVMRKSGFVDKVGRKHFAGDIFTALQIAKAHLDSIDLERTK; from the coding sequence ATGTACCGAAAACTCGAACCGAAGATCATCACTGTATTACGCGAGGGTTATACGCGAAAACAGTTTCAGGGTGACCTGCTCGGTGGATTGACGGTTGGCGTGGTTGCCCTGCCGCTCTCGATCGCACTCGCCATCGCATCGGGAGTAAAGCCTGAGCAGGGGCTTTATACTGCGATCTTCGCCGGTTTTGTGATCGCCGTCCTTGGCGGATCACGGGCACAGATCAGCGGCCCGACGGGTGCCTTCATCGTTATCGTTTACGGCGTCGTCCAGAAATACGGCTACGACGGCTTGGTCGTTGCGACTCTGATCGCAGGCATATTGCTGATCATAATGGGCCTTGCACGCATGGGTGCATTTCTCAAATTTGTTCCATACCCGGTCGTGATCGGCTTCACATCAGGCATCGCCCTAATTATCTTCTCGTCCCAGGTAAGTGACTTTCTTGGACTTAAGCTGGAAAGAGTTCCTGCCGATTTTGTCGAAAAATGGCTGGAGTACGTTCGACATATTGCGACGGTCGACCCTTATGCGATCGCGGTCGGATCGGCGTCGCTTTTGATAATTATTTTGTGGCCTAAGGTGACTCACCGCGTTCCCGGCCCGTTAATAGCGATTCTTGCCATAACATTCGTGGTTCAGTATTTTCAAATACCGGTCGCAACTATCGCGACCCGATTTGGTGGAGTGCCCAGTACTCTCCCGATGCCGCATTTCCCGGTCGTCACATGGTCGCTGGTACAGGAGATGTTTTCTCCTGCGATAACTATTGCGATCCTCGCGGGACTGGAAAGCCTACTCGCAGCTGTCGTAGCTGATGGAATGATGGGAACGCGGCACCGCTCAAATATGGAGCTTATCGCCCAAGGTGCAGGCAACATCACCTCCGTCATGTTTGGCGGTATTCCCGCCACCGGAGCCATAGCTCGCACCGCAACAAACATCAAAAGCGGAGGCACAACACCGGTTTCCGCCATTATTCACTGTATTTTCCTGCTGCTTGTTCTCCTATTCATCGGCAAATGGGCTGCGATGATTCCGATGGCAACGCTTGCAGCGATCCTTGTCGTTGTCGCCTACAACATGAGCGAATGGCGGGAGTTTCGCCATTTACTTAGCAGCCCACGTGGCGATCTCGCGGTGTTGTTGGCAACATTTTTTCTCACTGTCTTTATCGAATTAACGGTCGCCATACAGGTCGGTATCCTGCTCGCCGCCTTCCTCTTCCTAGAAAAAATGTCGACCGAAACGCATGTCGATCTAATTACTGAGAATTTGAAAGAAGACGAAGAATTTCAGGGGCGCGATATGACCGATATCGAGATCCCTGATGGTGTTGAGGTATTTGAGATCTACGGCTCGTTGTTTTTCGGAGCTGTTCGTCAGTTTAAGGAATCGATCCGTGTCGTCGCGACCAAACCAAAAGTGCTTATCCTCAGGATGAGGCAGGTCCCGACCATCGATGCCAGCGGCATCCATGTTCTTGAAGAACTCGCTGACGAAGCATTGGAGAATGATCAAGTTATTGTGTTCTCGGCGGTTTCGCGAAGTGTCTACCGCGTAATGCGAAAGAGCGGTTTTGTCGACAAAGTCGGACGTAAGCACTTTGCCGGTGATATCTTCACCGCTCTGCAGATCGCCAAAGCACACCTTGATTCAATTGATCTTGAGAGGACAAAATGA
- a CDS encoding DUF1572 family protein, whose amino-acid sequence MKKIIENYHADAIQSFRNYKKMAERAIEQISDEDFFALIDPEANSVALIVKHIAGNLHSRWRDFLTSDGEKPDRHRDTEFELIGDSRESLMKFWETGWQTLFEAIEPLTVEDFSRTVPIRGEPHTIAEALNRQMTHYAYHVGQIVLLAKHFKSADWKTLSVPKNRSAEFNQFLADKQAAGESKTDRLEASFEFSNIEKI is encoded by the coding sequence ATGAAGAAAATAATTGAGAACTATCATGCTGACGCGATCCAGTCCTTCCGCAATTACAAAAAGATGGCGGAGCGTGCCATAGAACAAATCAGCGACGAAGATTTTTTTGCGCTTATTGACCCCGAGGCCAATTCAGTCGCACTGATCGTAAAGCACATCGCCGGGAACCTGCATTCGCGTTGGCGCGATTTTTTGACAAGCGACGGCGAAAAGCCTGACCGTCACCGCGATACCGAGTTTGAGTTGATCGGCGACAGCCGCGAATCGTTGATGAAATTCTGGGAAACAGGCTGGCAGACGCTGTTTGAAGCGATCGAACCGCTGACAGTCGAAGATTTCTCACGCACTGTGCCGATACGCGGCGAGCCGCATACAATTGCCGAGGCGCTAAACCGCCAAATGACGCACTACGCCTATCATGTGGGCCAGATCGTCTTGCTTGCCAAGCATTTCAAGTCAGCGGACTGGAAAACTCTGAGTGTGCCCAAAAACCGCTCTGCTGAGTTCAACCAATTTCTCGCCGACAAACAGGCCGCCGGTGAATCTAAAACAGATCGCTTAGAAGCTTCCTTCGAATTTAGCAATATTGAGAAAATTTAA
- a CDS encoding 1-deoxy-D-xylulose-5-phosphate reductoisomerase has product MRSISILGSTGSIGCNTLKVIEHLGDLRVVAMAAGRNMKKFAVQIAEFQPELVSCDDQECAEILERELHSLGVKPPRIELNSEGLIAVATHPEAEIVVSATVGAVGFVPTLRAIEAGKRIALANKETLVMAGELMTEAAKKSGAEILPVDSEHNAIHQCLRGEKRGEVKRLILTASGGPFRESTKAEIANATREEALAHPNWNMGDKITIDSATLMNKGFEVIEAKWLFGFDADQISVVVHPQSVVHSMVEMVDGSIIAQLGVTDMKHAIQYALTYPDRRENCLPPLDLASLSRLDFEEPDVERFPCLGLAYDALKAGGTMATALNAANETTVQAFLDGRIRLSEIAEINARVIHAHENKPAADLETILNADREARAGVEKLLAAKVSSAAITN; this is encoded by the coding sequence ATGAGGTCCATTTCCATCCTTGGTTCCACCGGCTCGATCGGCTGCAACACTTTAAAAGTGATCGAACATCTCGGCGACTTGCGTGTCGTGGCGATGGCGGCTGGCCGCAATATGAAGAAATTCGCTGTCCAGATAGCCGAATTTCAGCCTGAGCTTGTGTCCTGCGACGATCAGGAGTGTGCCGAAATATTGGAACGCGAACTTCACTCTCTCGGCGTAAAGCCGCCGCGTATCGAACTTAATTCCGAAGGCCTTATCGCGGTCGCGACACATCCTGAAGCCGAGATCGTCGTCTCCGCAACTGTTGGAGCTGTTGGTTTTGTGCCGACGCTGCGAGCCATTGAGGCGGGCAAGCGTATAGCTCTGGCTAATAAGGAAACGCTTGTCATGGCCGGCGAATTGATGACAGAAGCCGCGAAAAAATCGGGTGCGGAGATTTTGCCGGTCGATAGCGAGCATAACGCGATCCACCAATGCCTGCGTGGAGAAAAACGAGGTGAAGTGAAACGTCTGATCCTCACAGCGTCTGGCGGACCGTTTCGCGAATCGACAAAAGCCGAGATCGCCAACGCCACCCGCGAAGAGGCCCTTGCACACCCGAACTGGAATATGGGCGATAAGATCACTATCGATTCTGCCACGCTAATGAATAAGGGCTTTGAGGTTATCGAGGCGAAATGGCTTTTCGGTTTCGACGCCGATCAAATTTCGGTCGTCGTTCACCCGCAATCTGTCGTGCATTCGATGGTCGAGATGGTCGACGGCTCGATAATCGCTCAATTGGGCGTGACGGACATGAAACACGCGATCCAATACGCGCTCACATATCCCGACCGCCGCGAAAATTGCCTTCCGCCGCTCGATCTTGCCAGCCTCAGCCGTCTTGATTTCGAAGAGCCGGATGTCGAACGATTCCCTTGCCTCGGCTTAGCTTACGATGCACTAAAGGCAGGCGGAACGATGGCGACGGCTCTGAATGCTGCTAACGAAACGACTGTTCAGGCATTTTTAGATGGACGCATCAGACTTTCTGAAATTGCCGAGATCAATGCACGGGTAATCCACGCGCACGAGAATAAGCCTGCGGCTGATCTAGAAACCATATTGAACGCCGACCGCGAAGCACGCGCCGGTGTGGAAAAGTTATTAGCTGCAAAGGTATCTTCGGCGGCGATCACGAATTAG
- the rseP gene encoding RIP metalloprotease RseP: MPDILIAILAILFVLGVAINIHELGHFLVAKFFGMRVEAYSFFGLGPRLFGFKVGHTDYRVSAIPLGAYVKLYGDEATGPLEGGESQGDPVPESELYELRPRWQKFFVMLGGPFMNFVLALSIPFGIALAYGVPAVPAPVIGSVKADGAAEKAGIKVGDRIVNFAGIENPSWDRINEEALLRPEKPIDVAIEREGQRIPLSISPTKITVSGQSGGVLDMSTDDGTEPVVVGKLQPDMPAASSGLKKGDLIVSVNGKTVNSPKEMKDLIGQAKDQPIKLSLIRNGERSEVTTNAVLKDDQWLVGIHFDSSQLENYEPSTVGGAISWAIDTNLRTLRMTGTALGQVGAGERSARDTVSGPIGIGQAIVNTVFSSGFFGLLFILTAISLSLGVMNLLPIPMLDGGQIMVLGIEKVLSWFGKTLSMVARERIQLTGLAIVLLLMVTVIFFDVSRLIGK, encoded by the coding sequence ATGCCAGATATTTTAATTGCAATTTTAGCTATTCTTTTTGTTCTCGGTGTTGCCATAAACATTCATGAACTCGGCCATTTTCTTGTGGCAAAGTTTTTTGGAATGCGTGTTGAGGCATATTCATTTTTCGGACTCGGCCCTCGTCTCTTTGGGTTTAAAGTAGGTCACACGGACTATCGCGTCAGCGCGATTCCGCTTGGTGCATACGTCAAACTTTACGGCGACGAAGCAACCGGGCCGCTCGAAGGCGGCGAATCACAAGGCGATCCGGTTCCGGAAAGTGAGCTTTACGAACTCCGTCCGCGGTGGCAAAAGTTTTTCGTAATGCTCGGCGGGCCTTTCATGAATTTTGTTTTGGCTCTCTCGATACCCTTTGGGATAGCTCTAGCTTACGGAGTCCCTGCGGTTCCGGCTCCGGTTATAGGTTCGGTAAAGGCTGATGGTGCCGCTGAAAAGGCGGGCATCAAAGTTGGTGACCGGATTGTAAATTTTGCCGGCATTGAAAACCCCTCTTGGGATCGGATTAACGAAGAAGCTCTCCTTAGGCCAGAAAAGCCGATTGATGTCGCCATAGAGCGCGAGGGTCAACGAATCCCGCTTTCTATAAGTCCAACCAAGATCACCGTGAGCGGACAATCAGGTGGAGTCTTAGATATGTCGACTGATGACGGTACGGAACCAGTCGTCGTCGGAAAATTACAACCCGATATGCCGGCCGCCAGCTCAGGTCTTAAAAAGGGCGACTTGATCGTATCTGTTAACGGCAAGACAGTTAATAGTCCTAAGGAAATGAAGGACCTTATTGGCCAAGCGAAGGATCAACCGATAAAACTCTCTCTTATCCGCAACGGCGAACGCTCTGAGGTCACAACCAACGCCGTCCTTAAGGATGATCAATGGCTTGTCGGGATACACTTCGATTCGTCCCAATTAGAAAATTACGAACCCTCTACGGTCGGTGGGGCTATTTCTTGGGCGATCGATACTAATCTTCGCACCTTGAGAATGACCGGTACTGCTCTGGGTCAGGTCGGTGCGGGCGAACGTTCTGCACGAGACACGGTTTCGGGACCGATTGGAATCGGTCAGGCTATTGTAAATACCGTGTTTTCAAGCGGCTTCTTCGGACTGCTTTTCATACTAACCGCGATCAGCCTCAGCCTAGGCGTGATGAACCTTCTGCCAATACCGATGCTCGACGGCGGACAAATAATGGTACTCGGCATCGAGAAAGTGCTGTCGTGGTTTGGGAAAACACTGTCGATGGTCGCACGCGAGCGGATCCAATTGACTGGCCTCGCGATAGTGCTGCTATTGATGGTAACTGTGATTTTCTTTGACGTATCGAGATTGATTGGAAAATAG
- the ispG gene encoding flavodoxin-dependent (E)-4-hydroxy-3-methylbut-2-enyl-diphosphate synthase, with the protein MKRVTKAVKVRDIQIGGGAPVVVQSMTKTDTTDVDGTLRQIDEMVEAGCEIVRIAVPDDDAAAAMYEIRKRTDVPIVADIHFHYKLALKALDAGIDKLRINPGNIGHIDRVREVVRAAEAQKVPIRIGVNGGSLEKDLLKKYGTATPEAMVESGMRHIRILEDLGFGDIIISLKASDVNRMVEAYRLMAAKVDYPLHLGVTEAGTPFGGTIKSAIGLGVLLHEGIGDTIRVSLAAEPHEEVRVGWEILKSLELRKRGVTVVACPTCGRLDIDNFVEIVTEVERRLAHVEEPLHLSIMGCAVNGPGEAHDSQLGITFGRNVGMIFKDGIPMRRVAGEDIVEEFVKEVEILRKEGSAAKSLIKEKPLVQIT; encoded by the coding sequence ATGAAACGAGTTACAAAAGCAGTTAAGGTCAGAGATATTCAGATCGGCGGTGGTGCTCCCGTCGTTGTTCAGTCGATGACCAAAACCGACACGACCGACGTTGACGGAACCTTGCGGCAGATAGATGAAATGGTCGAGGCAGGCTGTGAAATCGTTCGCATTGCCGTGCCCGACGATGATGCGGCGGCGGCGATGTATGAGATACGCAAACGCACCGACGTTCCGATCGTTGCAGACATACATTTTCACTACAAGCTGGCTCTGAAGGCGCTCGACGCCGGCATCGACAAACTTCGTATCAATCCCGGCAACATCGGCCACATCGACCGAGTCCGTGAAGTTGTTCGTGCCGCCGAAGCTCAAAAAGTACCGATCCGTATCGGCGTCAATGGCGGTTCGCTCGAAAAAGATCTGTTAAAAAAATACGGCACCGCAACGCCCGAAGCGATGGTCGAAAGCGGCATGCGTCACATCCGCATTCTCGAAGACCTCGGATTTGGCGACATCATTATTTCGCTCAAAGCTTCGGACGTTAATCGAATGGTCGAAGCGTATCGTTTGATGGCAGCCAAGGTCGATTACCCGCTTCATCTGGGTGTGACAGAGGCCGGAACACCGTTTGGCGGAACCATTAAATCAGCGATCGGCCTCGGCGTTTTATTGCACGAAGGCATAGGCGACACGATCCGCGTGTCCTTAGCAGCCGAGCCGCATGAAGAAGTCCGCGTAGGCTGGGAAATTCTCAAATCTTTAGAACTGCGCAAACGCGGCGTCACGGTCGTCGCCTGCCCGACTTGCGGACGACTCGATATTGATAATTTTGTCGAGATCGTCACCGAGGTCGAACGTCGCTTAGCTCACGTCGAGGAACCTTTGCACTTATCGATCATGGGCTGCGCAGTGAACGGCCCAGGCGAGGCTCACGATTCGCAGCTCGGCATCACATTCGGCCGCAACGTCGGAATGATATTTAAGGACGGCATCCCGATGCGCCGCGTAGCCGGCGAAGACATCGTCGAAGAGTTTGTAAAAGAAGTCGAGATTTTAAGAAAAGAAGGCTCGGCCGCAAAATCGCTCATCAAAGAAAAACCGCTCGTCCAAATAACATAA
- a CDS encoding DUF2752 domain-containing protein: MRAEQQITPFTISTTAERSIAAAGVAAITAGSGAVAYFDPSKVNFLPVCPLFTLTGFACPGCGLTRGFHALFHGDILTAVDFNALIPLWVLVFGYIFVSLVFVTVRGKGLPMWLTRPKFLWAFMILLLVFGVVRNIPAHPFTILFP, from the coding sequence ATGCGGGCCGAACAGCAGATCACGCCTTTCACTATTTCAACAACCGCTGAGCGATCGATAGCGGCTGCTGGTGTCGCCGCGATCACCGCCGGTTCCGGAGCAGTTGCGTATTTTGATCCCTCAAAGGTCAATTTCCTTCCTGTCTGTCCACTCTTTACTTTGACCGGATTCGCTTGCCCGGGCTGCGGATTGACGCGCGGGTTTCATGCTTTATTTCATGGCGATATTTTGACGGCGGTGGATTTTAATGCGTTGATCCCTTTGTGGGTATTGGTCTTTGGCTATATTTTTGTTTCGCTTGTTTTCGTCACAGTGCGTGGAAAAGGACTGCCGATGTGGTTAACTCGTCCGAAGTTTTTGTGGGCGTTTATGATATTGCTTCTGGTCTTTGGCGTAGTGCGAAACATTCCGGCTCATCCATTTACGATTCTATTTCCTTAA